From one Microbacterium sp. 10M-3C3 genomic stretch:
- the nrdI gene encoding class Ib ribonucleoside-diphosphate reductase assembly flavoprotein NrdI produces MSALMTASQTPLLVYFSSVSGNTARFIEKLGRRSVRIPLHSTDAPLVVDEPYVLLTPTYGGGQGRGEEKGAVPKQVIRFLNDPRNRSLIRGVISAGNTNFGEHFGLAGDIISRKCSVPHLYKLELFGTPDDVARVNEGLERWWTQH; encoded by the coding sequence ATGAGCGCCCTCATGACCGCGTCGCAGACGCCGCTCCTGGTCTACTTCTCGAGCGTGTCGGGCAACACCGCGCGTTTCATCGAGAAGCTCGGTCGTCGCTCCGTCCGCATCCCGCTCCACTCCACCGACGCACCGCTCGTCGTCGACGAGCCGTACGTGCTCCTGACCCCCACCTACGGCGGCGGTCAAGGACGCGGCGAGGAGAAGGGTGCGGTGCCCAAGCAGGTCATCCGGTTCCTCAACGATCCGCGCAACCGGAGCCTGATCCGCGGGGTCATCTCCGCAGGCAACACCAACTTCGGCGAGCACTTCGGTCTCGCCGGCGACATCATCAGCCGCAAGTGCTCCGTGCCGCACTTGTACAAACTCGAGCTTTTCGGCACGCCGGACGACGTCGCACGCGTCAACGAAGGACTGGAACGATGGTGGACACAGCACTAG
- the nrdE gene encoding class 1b ribonucleoside-diphosphate reductase subunit alpha, whose amino-acid sequence MVDTALEAALTANDFKTDLRFEGMDYHALNAMLNLYDANGKIQFDADKRAAREYFLQHVNQNTVFFHSLKERLDYLVEKEYYEPEVLAKYSFEFIQQLNDFAYGKKFRFETFLGAFKYYTSYTLKTFDGKRYLERFEDRVVMTALALADGDEELATSLVDEIISGRFQPATPTFLNAGKAQRGELVSCFLLRIEDNMESIARGINSALQLSKRGGGVALLLSNIREAGAPIKQIENQSSGIIPVMKLLEDSFSYANQLGARQGAGAVYLSAHHPDIMRFLDTKRENADEKIRIKTLSLGVVVPDITFELAKNDEDMYLFSPYDVERVYGVPFGDISVTEKYREMVDDPRIKKTKINAREFFQTLAEIQFESGYPYIMFEDTVNKANPIKGRINMSNLCSEILQVNTPTTFNEDLSYDQIGKDISCNLGSLNIALAMDGGDLAKTVETSIRALTAVSDQSHIRSVRSIEDGNDRSHAIGLGQMNLHGYLAREHVYYGSEEGVDFTNIYFYTVLFHALRASNKIAIERGTTFDGFEDSTYASGTFFDKYIEREWAPKTDKVKEMFAGHHIPTQDDWRELKASIQAHGIYNQNLQAVPPTGSISYINNSTSSIHPIAAKIEIRKEGKLGRVYYPAAFMTNDNLEYYQDAYEIGYEKVIDTYAAATQHVDQGLSLTLFFKDTATTRDINKAQIYAWRKGIKTIYYIRLRQMALEGTDMTECVSCTL is encoded by the coding sequence ATGGTGGACACAGCACTAGAGGCGGCACTGACCGCGAACGATTTCAAGACCGACCTGCGCTTCGAGGGCATGGACTACCACGCCCTGAACGCGATGCTGAACCTGTACGACGCGAACGGGAAGATCCAGTTCGACGCCGACAAGCGCGCGGCGCGGGAGTACTTCCTGCAGCACGTCAACCAGAACACGGTGTTCTTCCACTCGCTCAAGGAGCGCCTGGACTACCTCGTGGAGAAGGAGTACTACGAGCCCGAGGTGCTCGCGAAGTACTCGTTCGAGTTCATCCAGCAGCTCAACGACTTCGCGTACGGCAAGAAGTTCCGCTTCGAGACCTTCCTCGGCGCCTTCAAGTACTACACGAGCTACACGCTCAAGACCTTCGACGGGAAGCGCTACCTCGAGCGTTTCGAGGACCGCGTCGTCATGACAGCCCTCGCCCTCGCGGACGGCGACGAGGAACTCGCGACCTCGCTCGTCGACGAGATCATCTCGGGCCGCTTCCAGCCGGCCACCCCGACCTTCCTCAACGCCGGCAAGGCGCAGCGCGGCGAGCTCGTGTCGTGCTTCCTGCTGCGCATCGAGGACAACATGGAGTCGATCGCCCGCGGCATCAACTCCGCGCTGCAGCTGTCCAAGCGCGGCGGCGGCGTCGCGCTTCTGCTGTCGAACATCCGCGAGGCCGGCGCCCCGATCAAGCAGATCGAGAACCAGTCCTCGGGCATCATCCCCGTCATGAAGCTGCTCGAAGACAGCTTCAGCTACGCCAACCAGCTCGGCGCGCGGCAGGGTGCGGGCGCGGTGTATCTCAGCGCCCACCACCCCGACATCATGCGGTTCCTCGACACCAAGCGCGAGAACGCGGACGAGAAGATCCGCATCAAGACGCTCTCACTCGGCGTCGTCGTCCCCGACATCACCTTCGAGCTCGCCAAGAACGACGAGGACATGTACCTCTTCTCGCCGTACGACGTCGAGCGCGTGTACGGCGTGCCCTTCGGCGACATCTCCGTCACGGAGAAGTACCGCGAGATGGTCGACGACCCGCGCATCAAGAAGACGAAGATCAACGCGCGCGAGTTCTTCCAGACACTCGCCGAGATCCAGTTCGAGTCGGGCTACCCGTACATCATGTTCGAGGACACGGTGAACAAGGCCAACCCGATCAAGGGCCGGATCAACATGTCCAACCTGTGCTCGGAGATCCTCCAGGTCAACACGCCGACGACCTTCAATGAGGACCTGTCCTACGACCAGATCGGCAAGGACATCTCGTGCAACCTGGGTTCGCTCAACATCGCTCTGGCGATGGACGGCGGCGACCTCGCCAAGACGGTGGAGACCAGCATCCGGGCCCTCACCGCGGTCAGCGACCAGAGCCACATCCGCTCGGTGCGCTCGATCGAGGACGGCAACGACCGCTCGCACGCGATCGGTCTCGGGCAGATGAACCTGCACGGCTACCTCGCCCGCGAGCACGTCTACTACGGCTCGGAGGAGGGTGTCGACTTCACGAACATCTACTTCTACACGGTGCTGTTCCACGCGCTGCGCGCGTCGAACAAGATCGCGATCGAGCGGGGCACGACCTTCGACGGGTTCGAGGACTCCACGTACGCGTCGGGCACGTTCTTCGACAAGTACATCGAGCGGGAGTGGGCGCCCAAGACCGACAAGGTCAAGGAGATGTTCGCCGGCCACCACATCCCCACGCAGGACGACTGGCGCGAGCTGAAGGCCTCGATCCAGGCCCACGGCATCTACAACCAGAACCTGCAGGCGGTGCCCCCGACCGGTTCGATCTCGTACATCAACAACTCCACGAGCTCGATCCACCCGATCGCCGCGAAGATCGAGATCCGCAAGGAAGGCAAGCTCGGCCGCGTCTACTACCCGGCGGCGTTCATGACGAACGACAACCTGGAGTACTACCAGGACGCGTACGAGATCGGCTACGAGAAGGTCATCGACACGTACGCCGCCGCGACGCAGCACGTGGACCAGGGCCTGTCGCTGACGCTGTTCTTCAAGGACACCGCCACCACGCGCGACATCAACAAGGCCCAGATCTACGCCTGGCGCAAGGGCATCAAGACGATCTACTACATCCGCCTGCGGCAGATGGCGCTCGAGGGCACCGACATGACCGAGTGCGTCTCCTGCACCCTGTGA
- the nrdF gene encoding class 1b ribonucleoside-diphosphate reductase subunit beta — MAEKLQLLNQVQAINWNRIQDDKDLEVWNRLVNNFWLPEKVPLSNDIQSWNTLTPQEQTLTMRVFTGLTLLDTIQGTVGAVSLIPDALTPHEEAVYTNIAFMESVHAKSYSSIFSTLCSTKEIDEAFRWSVENPNLQKKAQIVMEYYRGDEPLKRKVASTLLESFLFYSGFYLPMHWSSRAKLTNTADLIRLIIRDEAVHGYYIGYKFQRGLEKVDEATRQDIKDYTFSLLYELYDNEVQYTQDLYDEVGLTEDVKKFLHYNANKALMNLGYEAMFPSSVTDVNPAILSALSPNADENHDFFSGSGSSYVIGKAEATEDEDWDF, encoded by the coding sequence ATGGCTGAGAAGCTCCAGCTCCTGAACCAGGTTCAGGCGATCAACTGGAACCGCATCCAGGACGACAAGGACCTCGAGGTGTGGAACCGCCTCGTGAACAACTTCTGGCTGCCCGAGAAGGTGCCGCTGTCCAACGACATCCAGTCGTGGAACACGCTCACCCCGCAGGAGCAGACGCTGACGATGCGCGTGTTCACGGGCCTGACGCTCCTGGACACGATCCAGGGCACCGTCGGCGCCGTGTCGCTCATCCCGGATGCGCTCACCCCGCACGAGGAGGCGGTGTACACGAACATCGCCTTCATGGAGTCGGTGCACGCTAAGAGCTACTCGTCGATCTTCTCGACACTGTGCTCGACGAAGGAGATCGACGAGGCCTTCCGGTGGTCGGTGGAGAACCCAAACCTCCAGAAGAAGGCGCAGATCGTCATGGAGTACTACCGGGGCGACGAGCCGCTCAAGCGCAAGGTCGCCTCGACCCTGCTGGAGAGCTTCCTCTTCTACTCGGGGTTCTACCTGCCGATGCACTGGTCGTCGCGGGCGAAGCTCACCAACACGGCCGACCTCATCCGCCTCATCATCCGTGACGAGGCCGTGCACGGGTACTACATCGGCTACAAGTTCCAGCGGGGGCTCGAGAAGGTCGACGAGGCGACGCGGCAGGACATCAAGGACTACACGTTCTCGCTGCTGTACGAGCTCTACGACAACGAGGTGCAGTACACGCAGGACCTCTACGACGAGGTCGGCCTCACCGAGGACGTCAAGAAGTTCCTGCACTACAACGCCAACAAGGCCCTCATGAACCTGGGCTACGAGGCGATGTTCCCCTCGAGCGTCACCGACGTGAACCCGGCGATCCTGTCGGCCCTGTCGCCGAACGCGGACGAGAACCACGACTTCTTCAGCGGGTCGGGCTCGTCGTACGTGATCGGCAAGGCCGAGGCCACCGAAGACGAGGACTGGGACTTCTGA
- a CDS encoding DUF3817 domain-containing protein — protein MFRTPRALFRTLAVAEAVSWTLLIAGLVLRAVADLPLAVTIGGGIHGLVFLSYGATAVLVAVNQRWRFGPTALAIVSAVIPYATVPTEIWLQRSGRLDGPWRVAETDDPRDRRPIDRMLRFFLRRPWVLGALIVLAVVAIFVALLVIGPPGGKG, from the coding sequence GTGTTCCGCACGCCCCGCGCCCTGTTCCGCACGCTCGCCGTCGCCGAGGCGGTGTCGTGGACGCTGCTGATCGCCGGCCTCGTGCTGCGCGCCGTCGCCGACCTGCCGCTCGCCGTGACGATCGGCGGCGGCATCCACGGGCTCGTCTTCCTCTCCTACGGCGCCACCGCGGTGCTCGTCGCGGTGAATCAGCGGTGGCGCTTCGGGCCGACCGCTCTGGCGATCGTGAGCGCCGTCATCCCGTACGCGACGGTGCCGACGGAGATCTGGCTGCAGCGGTCGGGCCGGCTCGACGGCCCGTGGCGCGTCGCCGAGACGGACGACCCCCGCGACCGTCGTCCGATCGACCGGATGCTGCGGTTCTTCCTGCGCCGCCCGTGGGTGCTGGGCGCCCTCATCGTGCTCGCCGTCGTCGCGATCTTCGTGGCGCTGCTCGTCATCGGCCCGCCCGGCGGCAAGGGCTGA
- a CDS encoding methyltransferase codes for MDFSLDAVLAHPDAAASGAAGHDAADRLILDESASARRGVDAGAIAVIGDESGALALAAAHDAGGGGAVRVHQDLLTGELALGHNAARVGLVGRTLSLPLDAELVRGARVVLARLPRSLDALRDIAGVVAAYAAPDVVVFAGGRIKHMTPAMNDVLREVFGRVDVTHARQKSRVLVAREPHGGGDPVPAASVVDGVEVRAFGGVFAGAALDIGTRVLLVHAPALAPGTRVVDLACGNGVVAATLALRYPELQVYASDVSAAAVASTRATAAANGVADRVEVARDDALSRLADDSVDVVLLNPPFHRGAAIDERIARDLFADAARVLRSGGELWAVWNSALAYRPALARLVGPTRQIARTPKFTLTASVAR; via the coding sequence GTGGACTTCTCGCTCGACGCGGTGCTGGCTCATCCGGATGCCGCGGCCTCGGGCGCGGCCGGTCACGATGCCGCCGACCGGCTGATCCTCGACGAATCCGCGTCCGCGCGAAGGGGCGTCGACGCCGGCGCGATCGCCGTGATCGGCGACGAGTCGGGCGCGCTCGCGCTCGCGGCCGCGCATGACGCCGGCGGCGGCGGTGCCGTGCGCGTGCACCAGGACCTTCTCACCGGCGAGCTCGCCCTCGGGCACAACGCCGCTCGCGTGGGCCTCGTCGGACGCACGCTGTCGCTCCCGCTCGATGCGGAGCTCGTGCGCGGCGCACGTGTCGTCCTGGCGCGACTCCCCCGCTCGCTCGACGCGCTGCGCGATATCGCCGGGGTCGTCGCGGCGTACGCCGCCCCCGACGTGGTCGTGTTCGCGGGCGGTCGGATCAAGCACATGACGCCCGCGATGAATGACGTGCTCCGCGAGGTCTTCGGACGCGTGGACGTCACGCACGCGCGCCAGAAGTCGCGGGTGCTCGTGGCGCGCGAGCCCCACGGCGGCGGCGACCCGGTGCCCGCGGCATCCGTCGTCGACGGCGTCGAGGTGCGCGCTTTCGGCGGCGTGTTCGCGGGCGCCGCGCTCGACATCGGCACGCGCGTGCTGCTCGTGCACGCGCCCGCTCTCGCGCCGGGCACGCGCGTCGTCGACCTCGCGTGCGGCAACGGCGTCGTCGCGGCGACGCTCGCGCTCCGGTATCCGGAGCTTCAGGTGTACGCATCGGACGTGTCGGCCGCCGCGGTCGCGTCCACGCGCGCGACGGCCGCGGCCAACGGCGTCGCCGACCGCGTGGAGGTCGCGCGCGACGACGCGCTGTCGCGCCTCGCCGACGACAGCGTCGACGTCGTGCTGCTGAATCCGCCGTTCCACCGCGGCGCCGCGATCGACGAGCGCATCGCGCGCGACCTCTTCGCGGATGCGGCGCGCGTGCTCCGGTCGGGCGGCGAGCTGTGGGCGGTGTGGAACTCGGCGCTGGCCTATCGCCCCGCGCTCGCGCGTCTCGTCGGCCCCACGCGCCAGATCGCCCGCACGCCGAAGTTCACCCTCACGGCCTCCGTCGCCCGCTGA